One part of the Granulicella arctica genome encodes these proteins:
- a CDS encoding GntR family transcriptional regulator encodes MTQITMGILSQELAAGERLPSTRELARRFHLHANTVSGAYQQLEAEGWVESRRGSGVFVRSIRPELRSGSGPSGFPRREQAMEYLLSGLVQSAQSLGISRVALRQHLHEWLEVQQPDRYLLLEPDAALRRIVIAEIEQATGQLGSMPVSGCALDDPGLAEALSGALVLALPSKAQAVRAALPAGVEVMTLEICSLTSALAALLPAPTDSLVGVASPWAQFREVARIMLVAAGFHPDSLVFRDCLEPGWCHGLGEVAAVVCDTFTATQLPVGIKKVPFTLLAEESLAALQRHAQGIGSL; translated from the coding sequence GTGACTCAGATCACGATGGGGATACTCTCGCAGGAGCTTGCGGCTGGGGAACGACTCCCCAGCACACGCGAGCTGGCGCGCCGGTTCCACCTGCATGCGAATACGGTGAGCGGAGCCTACCAGCAGCTTGAGGCGGAGGGCTGGGTGGAGTCACGCCGAGGCAGCGGGGTCTTCGTGCGGTCGATCCGGCCTGAGCTGCGGTCAGGATCGGGACCTTCGGGCTTTCCCAGGCGAGAGCAGGCGATGGAGTATCTCTTGTCGGGTCTGGTGCAGTCTGCGCAGAGCCTGGGGATCTCGCGGGTGGCATTGCGGCAGCATCTGCACGAGTGGCTGGAGGTGCAGCAACCGGATCGCTACCTGCTGCTGGAGCCGGATGCCGCGCTCCGTCGGATCGTGATAGCAGAGATCGAACAAGCGACTGGCCAGCTAGGTTCAATGCCAGTTTCAGGTTGTGCGCTGGACGATCCCGGGCTTGCCGAGGCGCTGTCGGGAGCACTGGTGCTGGCGTTGCCCAGCAAAGCACAGGCTGTGAGGGCTGCGCTTCCTGCCGGGGTTGAGGTGATGACGCTGGAGATTTGTTCATTGACGTCGGCACTGGCGGCATTGCTGCCTGCGCCGACAGATTCGCTGGTGGGGGTGGCTTCGCCATGGGCGCAGTTTCGAGAGGTGGCGCGGATCATGCTGGTGGCTGCCGGCTTCCATCCCGACTCGCTGGTGTTTCGCGATTGCCTGGAGCCGGGATGGTGTCACGGACTGGGAGAGGTCGCCGCAGTGGTGTGCGACACCTTTACGGCGACCCAGCTTCCTGTGGGGATCAAGAAGGTTCCATTTACGCTGCTGGCGGAGGAATCACTGGCAGCGTTGCAGCGTCATGCCCAGGGGATCGGCTCGCTGTGA
- a CDS encoding DEAD/DEAH box helicase: protein MTSATLEPQTAIQPEVSTNPTGLPLVNDVQFNDFKISDSLKSRLAAAGFKTPTPVQAKAIPPALGGADILATASTGTGKTLSFLIPMIERMDANSVPSTRGKRGPIRSLILLPTRELAMQVLEAYGKLVPGSRGDAVLVCGGLSENTQLDQLERGPRLVVATPGRLEDFLRRRSINLSAVEMFVLDEVDRMLDMGFLPAIRRIVGAIPKTRQTMCYSATLDANIQEIVRDYVTKPVRIEIGSTSKPSDRVELRVYTVMQDQKLGLLDQMLKQEEGTFLVFSRTKHGADRISKKLEKLGHDADVIHGDRSQSQRTAALKGFANGKHRVLVATDVAARGIDVNDIAHVVNYDLPNASEDFVHRIGRTGRAGKKGVATTFVMPQERHDARKLERELKIKFEWREADKNLEKEERNKPVDLSQSNDLMQLETRSWKGNEPVSPMTPNSPYRSNGNGGGNGGGNGSGFRNRGGNGGGYAGGRNSGGRGPGGNGRSSSNRPGSSRSGPARRGQ from the coding sequence TTGACCTCCGCAACTCTCGAACCACAGACTGCAATACAGCCAGAAGTGAGCACCAACCCTACCGGCCTTCCCCTCGTCAACGATGTTCAGTTCAATGATTTCAAGATCTCGGACTCGCTCAAGAGCCGCCTCGCGGCAGCGGGTTTCAAGACTCCCACTCCGGTGCAGGCGAAGGCGATTCCGCCAGCGCTTGGAGGTGCGGACATCCTTGCTACGGCCTCGACCGGTACCGGCAAGACCCTCAGCTTCCTCATCCCGATGATCGAGCGCATGGATGCGAACTCGGTCCCCTCGACCCGCGGCAAGCGCGGCCCGATCCGCTCGCTGATCCTTCTCCCGACGCGTGAACTTGCGATGCAGGTTCTCGAGGCCTACGGCAAGCTCGTCCCGGGCTCTCGCGGCGATGCGGTGCTGGTCTGCGGCGGTCTGTCGGAGAACACGCAGCTCGATCAGCTCGAGCGTGGACCTCGCCTTGTTGTTGCCACGCCGGGACGTCTTGAAGACTTCCTTCGCCGCCGCTCGATCAACCTGAGCGCGGTTGAGATGTTCGTTCTCGACGAGGTCGATCGGATGCTGGACATGGGCTTCCTGCCTGCGATCCGCCGCATCGTCGGTGCGATCCCGAAGACCCGCCAGACGATGTGCTACTCGGCGACGCTGGATGCGAACATTCAGGAGATCGTGCGCGACTACGTGACGAAGCCTGTCCGTATCGAGATTGGCTCGACCTCGAAGCCTTCAGACCGCGTCGAACTGCGCGTCTACACTGTGATGCAGGATCAGAAGCTCGGCCTGCTGGACCAGATGCTGAAGCAGGAGGAGGGCACGTTCCTCGTCTTCTCGCGCACGAAGCATGGCGCGGATCGTATCAGCAAGAAGCTGGAGAAGCTCGGCCACGATGCCGATGTGATCCACGGCGACCGCTCACAGTCGCAGCGGACGGCGGCGCTGAAGGGCTTTGCCAATGGCAAGCACCGCGTACTGGTCGCGACCGACGTTGCGGCACGCGGCATCGACGTCAACGACATCGCGCACGTCGTCAACTACGACCTGCCGAATGCTTCAGAGGACTTCGTGCACCGTATCGGACGTACCGGCCGCGCAGGCAAGAAGGGCGTTGCGACGACCTTCGTGATGCCGCAGGAGCGGCACGATGCCCGTAAGCTCGAGCGCGAGCTGAAGATCAAGTTCGAGTGGCGCGAGGCCGATAAGAACCTTGAGAAGGAAGAGCGCAACAAGCCAGTCGATCTCAGCCAGTCCAACGATCTGATGCAGCTTGAGACGCGGTCGTGGAAGGGGAACGAGCCTGTCTCACCAATGACCCCGAACTCCCCCTACCGGTCGAACGGTAATGGTGGCGGCAATGGCGGTGGAAACGGTAGCGGCTTCCGCAACCGTGGCGGCAATGGCGGCGGGTATGCTGGCGGGCGCAACTCCGGCGGTCGTGGTCCTGGCGGAAACGGTCGCTCCAGCAGCAATCGTCCTGGCAGCAGCCGCTCCGGCCCAGCTCGCCGCGGTCAATAG
- a CDS encoding VIT1/CCC1 transporter family protein: MSDALPNLSEIAELVHDDKSFVLRIVQPGLAGLMDGSVSTLAPIFATAFATHNSRTVFLIGAASAVGAGISMAFSEGLSDDGALTGRGNPIFRGIVTGLMTFVGGFLHTLPFLISNVHTALTWAYAVVGVELVVIALIRHRYFKTSFALSCLQVIVGGGLVFAAGVLIGQS; this comes from the coding sequence ATGTCCGATGCTTTGCCCAATCTGAGCGAAATCGCCGAACTGGTCCACGACGACAAGAGCTTTGTGCTGCGGATTGTGCAGCCGGGCCTCGCCGGATTGATGGACGGCTCGGTTTCTACGCTTGCGCCGATCTTCGCGACTGCATTTGCGACGCATAACTCGCGTACCGTCTTCCTGATCGGAGCGGCTTCGGCGGTGGGTGCGGGCATCTCGATGGCCTTCTCAGAGGGACTTTCGGACGATGGCGCGCTGACCGGCCGCGGGAATCCGATCTTTCGCGGCATCGTCACCGGCCTGATGACCTTCGTCGGCGGCTTTCTGCATACGCTTCCGTTTCTTATTTCGAACGTCCATACTGCGCTGACCTGGGCCTATGCGGTGGTTGGTGTGGAGCTGGTCGTCATTGCCCTAATCCGTCACCGCTACTTCAAGACCAGCTTCGCGCTCTCTTGTTTGCAGGTGATCGTCGGCGGCGGACTGGTCTTCGCGGCGGGTGTGCTGATTGGACAGTCCTAA
- a CDS encoding ABC-F family ATP-binding cassette domain-containing protein produces MISVSNVTMRYGSKLLFEDVSVTFTTGRRYGLTGPNGAGKSTFMKCLTGEIDAQKGTVVRPKKIGVLSQDQYAFDAYRVIDTVIMGNKPLWAALEEREIIYNKAEMTDEDGSRLGELEGIVGDEDGYEAESNAAVLLQGLDIPDELHERKMSELQGGQKVRVLLAQALFGNPQALLLDEPTNYLDLESIHWLQDFLVRYNGTVITISHDRHFLNNVCTHIADIDYETIITYNGGYDDMVFQKTSVRTRIESQNEQREKKIAQLNDFIARFSAGTRSSQVNSRKKEVERLATSELARSNIARPFISFKMERPSGKNVLEFEKVNKSYEQKDGKTEHVINNFTAAVVSRGDKVILMGRNGQGKTTLLKALLANGPGIEEKDVSIDSGAVKWGHEVSIGYFAQDHKGSIQLGMTASDWLHQFDPQATKEDIRGILGQMLFKGEEGLKKTDALSGGEAARLLFCKIMLQKPNVLVLDEPTNHLDLESINALNQAIQKYEGTVFLVTHDQDLIEEAGTRIWHFEGGPTDFHITDHKGPYEEYQQQLAISAK; encoded by the coding sequence ATGATCTCTGTCTCCAACGTCACTATGCGCTATGGCTCGAAGCTGCTCTTCGAGGACGTCTCCGTCACCTTCACCACGGGGCGCCGTTACGGCTTGACCGGTCCTAACGGAGCCGGCAAGTCCACGTTTATGAAGTGCCTCACCGGCGAGATCGACGCGCAGAAGGGTACGGTCGTGCGTCCGAAGAAGATCGGCGTGCTCTCGCAGGACCAGTATGCGTTCGACGCGTACCGCGTGATCGACACGGTCATCATGGGCAACAAGCCCCTCTGGGCTGCGCTCGAAGAGCGGGAGATTATCTACAACAAGGCCGAGATGACGGATGAGGACGGCTCGCGTCTGGGTGAGCTTGAGGGTATCGTCGGCGACGAGGACGGCTATGAGGCAGAGTCGAACGCTGCTGTGCTGTTGCAGGGGCTCGACATTCCCGATGAGCTGCACGAGCGCAAGATGAGCGAGTTGCAGGGCGGCCAGAAGGTTCGCGTGCTGCTGGCGCAGGCGCTGTTCGGCAATCCGCAGGCGCTACTGCTGGACGAGCCTACGAACTATCTCGACCTTGAGTCGATCCACTGGTTGCAGGACTTTCTGGTGCGCTACAACGGCACCGTCATCACGATCTCGCATGATCGGCACTTCCTCAACAACGTCTGCACGCACATTGCGGACATCGACTACGAGACGATCATCACCTACAACGGTGGCTATGACGACATGGTCTTCCAGAAGACCAGCGTCCGTACCCGTATCGAGAGCCAGAATGAGCAGCGCGAGAAGAAGATCGCGCAGTTGAACGACTTCATCGCGCGATTCTCTGCCGGTACGCGGTCGAGCCAGGTGAACTCGCGTAAGAAGGAGGTCGAGCGGCTGGCGACGAGTGAGCTGGCACGGTCCAACATTGCGCGTCCGTTCATCAGCTTCAAGATGGAACGGCCTTCGGGCAAAAACGTGCTTGAGTTCGAGAAGGTCAACAAGAGCTACGAGCAGAAGGATGGCAAAACGGAGCACGTGATCAACAACTTCACTGCTGCTGTTGTGAGCCGTGGCGACAAGGTTATCCTGATGGGCCGTAACGGGCAAGGGAAGACCACGCTGCTGAAGGCGTTGCTGGCGAATGGACCGGGCATCGAGGAGAAGGACGTCTCGATCGACTCCGGTGCCGTGAAGTGGGGCCACGAAGTCTCGATCGGTTACTTTGCGCAGGATCACAAGGGCTCGATTCAGCTTGGCATGACGGCGAGCGACTGGCTGCACCAGTTCGATCCGCAGGCGACGAAGGAAGACATTCGCGGCATCCTCGGGCAGATGTTGTTCAAGGGCGAAGAGGGTCTGAAGAAGACCGATGCGCTCTCCGGAGGCGAGGCGGCACGGCTGCTGTTCTGCAAGATCATGTTGCAGAAGCCGAATGTGCTGGTGCTCGACGAGCCGACGAACCACCTGGATCTGGAGAGCATCAACGCACTCAACCAGGCGATTCAGAAGTACGAAGGGACCGTCTTCCTGGTCACGCACGACCAGGACCTGATCGAAGAGGCAGGGACGCGTATCTGGCACTTCGAGGGCGGCCCGACGGACTTCCACATCACCGACCACAAGGGTCCATACGAGGAGTACCAGCAGCAGTTGGCGATCTCCGCGAAGTAG
- a CDS encoding DUF2237 family protein, which produces MPTVEPHKAQGKNVLGQPLATCGCEPMTGFYRTGCCETGPDDHGVHTICCVVDAPFLEASKALGNDLSTPMPQFGFDGLRPGDRWCVCAARWLQVQQAGAACPIILEATHEATLKIVPFELLIQYAVIPDQLH; this is translated from the coding sequence ATGCCTACCGTCGAACCGCACAAAGCCCAGGGTAAAAATGTTCTCGGTCAGCCGCTTGCTACCTGCGGCTGCGAGCCAATGACCGGTTTCTACCGTACCGGCTGCTGTGAGACTGGTCCGGACGACCACGGCGTCCACACCATTTGCTGCGTCGTCGATGCGCCCTTTCTCGAAGCCTCGAAGGCGCTTGGCAACGATCTCAGCACGCCGATGCCGCAGTTTGGCTTCGACGGACTCCGGCCCGGCGACCGCTGGTGCGTCTGCGCGGCGCGTTGGTTGCAGGTGCAGCAGGCGGGAGCGGCGTGCCCGATCATCCTCGAAGCGACCCACGAGGCGACGCTGAAGATCGTTCCTTTTGAATTACTTATCCAGTACGCGGTCATCCCCGACCAGCTGCACTGA
- a CDS encoding TonB-dependent receptor: protein MCTTSVSKRLYMFASTALLAFAAVLPSHAQNAALGNIAGDVRDTAGAVIPGATVVITNVGTGASRTITTNGEGHYAATFLQPGQYEVILGGGSFGKVDQKNVAVTVGGTVTVDATLHTADVTTSVVVTTEAPLIETDRVAASQVVSEVLVSNLPVNGRRFDNFVLLTPNVVPDGNTGLISFRGISGIYNSNLVDGANNNQAFFSEARGRSIGAPYVYPIDSIKEFSSENTGYSAEFGQAAGGIINAITKSGTNGTHGDIYEYYRTPGYNAIDPQTKAKPVKVQHQFGGSIGGPIIKDKLFYHFTYDGYRKVTPITYLSGYTTATQSVNDLTALCDQRTSSYLTRGAAIYPSSIPGVTPAQCSAAITFLQTKQLGTFGRNVKQDIFFPRIDYQVTPKTHLSASFLWENFHQPNGYNTATTVTSGGVSQNGTADFHERFLVANAETVLTARSANVVHFQWSRDLETDTTNTGGPAMSISNIAAYGETNALPRGAFPDEHRWQITDIYSIVLGKHSLKIGGDVNLIHEQIQNLFQGDGAFTYGTGTSEFNFANWIQDVYQVNGGRHYNSFTQVNDPITHTGADDFWNQDIDGFIEDSWKIAPKFLLSLGARYDVQLVPQPDKPNTTSSVAQLYTTTINNYKGMIQPRVGFAWNPNEGTVVRGGYGSFYGLNSNSTYYTQRRENGVYQQQFNVSALANPNTPYVNNTTTASGQPNRTFQQSGTYAANAPQGGIPEFTPPGPAPVNQVTGVATPAVNTGLSLGTISARGLDPNFKNPESMSWDLTVEQQLPLHTTLTVGYVGNRGLRLPVFVDTNVDPTSAVTNNYTFLPAGGTAQIVSVPFYKARLSTNTGSVLTGFSDVNSNYHSLATTVRKPISHGVEILANYTWSKAMDGGQVSGVNGTFNGTDTPIDPFARGKRSGRSAEYARSDIDERGRFVGSIVASPTIDRVVDNKYARYAFNGFTVSGSLTAQTGQPLTGFMASGPVSKIGDGGLSGAELSLFNSGTNGRVPDAVAHRNSFTGPGIHNVDARISRDFTIHNAIKLQLFAEAFNLANHKNILSVSTNLYTYAAAGAAYNGGTCPTNATAGCIVPLAASSLIFAAPTSTSSVLYGPRQIQLTGKLFF, encoded by the coding sequence ATGTGTACAACTTCTGTCAGTAAACGGCTGTATATGTTCGCGTCCACCGCGCTGCTTGCCTTTGCCGCGGTTCTCCCTTCTCATGCTCAAAATGCTGCTCTCGGCAACATCGCCGGGGATGTTCGTGACACAGCAGGTGCGGTTATTCCCGGCGCCACAGTCGTTATTACCAATGTTGGCACCGGAGCTTCGCGCACCATCACGACGAACGGAGAAGGCCACTACGCTGCAACCTTCCTCCAGCCCGGCCAGTATGAGGTCATCCTCGGCGGAGGCTCCTTCGGTAAGGTCGACCAGAAGAATGTCGCTGTCACCGTCGGCGGCACCGTTACCGTCGATGCGACTCTGCATACCGCTGACGTGACCACCAGCGTTGTTGTTACCACTGAAGCTCCGCTGATCGAGACCGATAGGGTCGCCGCCAGCCAGGTGGTCTCTGAGGTGCTTGTCAGCAACCTTCCTGTCAACGGTCGCCGCTTCGATAATTTTGTTCTCCTCACCCCCAACGTTGTCCCCGACGGCAACACGGGGCTCATCAGCTTCCGCGGCATCTCAGGTATCTATAACTCCAATCTGGTTGACGGAGCCAACAACAATCAGGCCTTCTTCTCCGAGGCCCGTGGCCGGTCCATCGGCGCCCCCTATGTCTATCCGATTGATTCGATCAAGGAGTTTTCCTCCGAGAATACGGGCTACTCCGCCGAGTTTGGTCAGGCTGCTGGCGGTATCATCAACGCCATCACCAAGTCCGGCACCAACGGCACCCACGGCGACATCTACGAGTACTACCGCACCCCTGGTTACAACGCTATTGATCCCCAGACCAAGGCCAAGCCCGTCAAGGTCCAGCATCAGTTCGGTGGCTCCATCGGTGGTCCCATCATCAAGGACAAGCTCTTCTACCACTTCACCTATGATGGTTACCGTAAGGTCACTCCCATTACCTATCTCTCCGGCTATACGACGGCCACGCAGAGCGTCAATGATCTGACTGCTCTCTGCGATCAGCGTACCTCTAGCTATCTCACCCGTGGTGCTGCCATTTATCCCAGCAGCATCCCCGGCGTCACTCCCGCGCAATGCTCTGCGGCCATTACCTTCTTGCAGACCAAGCAGCTCGGAACCTTTGGCCGCAACGTCAAGCAGGATATCTTCTTCCCTCGTATCGACTATCAGGTAACCCCGAAGACACATCTCTCCGCCAGCTTCCTGTGGGAGAACTTCCATCAGCCCAACGGCTACAACACGGCCACTACTGTCACCAGCGGCGGCGTCAGCCAGAACGGTACCGCGGACTTCCACGAGCGCTTCCTTGTCGCCAACGCCGAGACTGTCCTTACCGCTCGCTCTGCCAACGTCGTCCACTTCCAATGGTCACGCGACCTTGAGACGGATACGACCAATACCGGCGGTCCTGCCATGTCGATCTCGAATATCGCTGCATATGGCGAGACCAATGCTCTGCCCCGCGGCGCATTTCCTGACGAACACCGTTGGCAGATTACCGACATCTACTCAATTGTCCTTGGCAAGCACTCGCTCAAAATCGGTGGTGATGTCAACCTGATCCACGAGCAGATTCAGAACCTCTTCCAGGGCGATGGTGCTTTCACCTATGGCACCGGAACCTCCGAGTTCAACTTCGCGAACTGGATTCAGGACGTCTATCAGGTCAATGGCGGACGCCACTACAACTCCTTCACCCAGGTGAACGATCCCATCACTCACACCGGTGCCGATGACTTCTGGAACCAGGACATCGATGGCTTTATCGAAGACTCCTGGAAGATTGCTCCGAAATTTCTCCTCTCTCTCGGAGCGCGCTATGACGTTCAGCTTGTCCCGCAACCCGACAAGCCGAATACCACCTCATCCGTCGCCCAGCTCTACACGACGACGATCAACAACTACAAGGGGATGATTCAGCCGCGCGTTGGCTTCGCCTGGAATCCGAACGAGGGTACCGTCGTTCGTGGCGGCTACGGTAGCTTCTACGGTCTCAACTCCAACTCCACCTACTACACGCAGCGGCGCGAGAACGGCGTATATCAGCAGCAGTTCAACGTAAGCGCGCTGGCGAATCCCAACACCCCCTACGTCAACAACACCACTACTGCTTCGGGACAGCCGAATCGGACCTTCCAGCAGTCAGGCACTTATGCTGCGAATGCGCCGCAGGGAGGAATTCCCGAGTTCACGCCTCCCGGCCCGGCTCCTGTCAACCAGGTCACCGGCGTGGCCACTCCGGCGGTCAATACAGGTCTCTCTCTTGGAACGATCAGTGCTCGTGGCCTCGATCCCAATTTCAAGAACCCTGAGTCAATGTCCTGGGATCTTACCGTGGAGCAGCAGCTCCCGCTCCACACGACCCTTACTGTGGGTTACGTTGGCAACCGGGGCCTTCGTCTCCCCGTTTTCGTCGATACCAACGTCGATCCGACATCCGCCGTTACCAACAACTACACCTTCCTTCCTGCGGGAGGCACTGCACAGATCGTTTCGGTTCCCTTCTACAAAGCACGCCTCTCAACCAACACTGGCTCTGTGCTCACCGGTTTCTCCGACGTCAACAGCAACTATCACTCGTTGGCGACGACAGTTCGCAAGCCCATCAGCCATGGCGTCGAGATTCTCGCCAACTACACATGGTCCAAGGCCATGGATGGCGGCCAGGTCTCTGGCGTCAACGGTACCTTTAACGGCACCGATACTCCCATCGACCCCTTCGCCCGCGGTAAGCGTAGTGGCCGTAGCGCCGAGTATGCCCGCTCTGATATTGACGAACGCGGCCGCTTCGTGGGATCGATTGTTGCCTCCCCCACCATCGATCGCGTAGTCGACAACAAATATGCACGCTACGCCTTCAATGGCTTCACCGTCTCAGGTAGCCTCACCGCACAGACCGGACAGCCACTCACCGGCTTCATGGCCAGTGGCCCAGTTTCGAAGATCGGCGACGGTGGCCTCTCCGGGGCTGAACTCTCTCTCTTCAACTCTGGTACGAATGGACGCGTCCCCGATGCGGTGGCTCACCGCAACTCCTTTACCGGCCCCGGCATTCACAATGTCGATGCCCGCATCTCGCGTGACTTTACTATTCACAATGCCATCAAACTACAGCTCTTCGCCGAGGCGTTCAACCTCGCCAACCACAAGAACATCCTCAGCGTTTCCACCAACCTGTATACCTATGCAGCTGCTGGTGCTGCCTATAACGGCGGTACCTGCCCTACAAACGCGACCGCTGGCTGCATCGTTCCGCTGGCTGCCAGCTCGCTGATCTTCGCTGCACCAACCAGCACCAGCAGTGTGCTTTATGGTCCTCGACAGATTCAGCTAACCGGCAAGCTGTTCTTCTAA
- a CDS encoding DUF2911 domain-containing protein → MFVRSFTAFACSLLLTTAGLAQMGDMPGMKADSSKTLPSPPAKAAVMLSGKSVTIDYNSPHIRGRKIIGGLVPYGQVWRTGANPATTLKTAVNLKIGTLDVPAGTYTIYTLPNADKWLLIVNKQTGQWGTEYSEGQDLGRTPLTGKTLSAPQEVMSISFEHTSGASTELHIKWETTDEFVKVTAE, encoded by the coding sequence ATGTTTGTCCGCTCGTTTACTGCATTTGCCTGTAGTCTCCTTCTGACCACCGCAGGTCTCGCCCAGATGGGCGATATGCCTGGGATGAAGGCTGATTCGTCCAAGACGCTTCCCAGCCCTCCCGCCAAGGCTGCCGTGATGTTGAGCGGCAAGTCTGTCACCATCGACTACAACAGCCCGCACATCCGTGGCCGCAAGATCATCGGTGGCCTCGTCCCTTACGGCCAGGTCTGGCGCACGGGAGCGAACCCTGCGACGACGCTGAAGACGGCCGTGAACCTCAAGATTGGGACGTTGGATGTTCCTGCCGGCACCTACACCATCTACACGCTCCCCAACGCGGACAAGTGGCTGCTCATCGTCAACAAGCAGACCGGCCAGTGGGGAACGGAGTACAGCGAGGGCCAGGATCTGGGTCGCACGCCGCTGACCGGTAAGACGTTGAGCGCGCCGCAGGAGGTCATGTCGATCTCGTTCGAGCACACGTCAGGAGCTTCTACCGAGCTGCATATCAAGTGGGAGACGACCGACGAGTTCGTCAAGGTAACAGCAGAATAA
- the gcvPB gene encoding aminomethyl-transferring glycine dehydrogenase subunit GcvPB: protein MATTITAPDAASEKFIGTPKKATTHVNQNEGLIFEKSSPGKKAYRLAELDVPAIDAASLLGNTVRTDLGVMPELSEIEIIRHFTRLSTWNYAIDLGMYPLGSCTMKYNGRVNEAVARLEGIAEAHPYQPESLSQGCLQIMKTLADSLIEITGMDAITLQPAAGAHGEFTGILLVRAYHESKGNARKKILIPDSAHGTNPATAAVCGYQVANLKSNAQGMVDIAELERMVDEDTAALMLTNPSTIGVFESDIHKIADILHAKGALLYMDGANMNALVGKTRPGDFGVDVMHLNLHKTFSTPHGGGGPGSGPVACKKILEPFLPTPVVVTRDNGLLGLEYNRPQTVGRVRMFYGNFGMFVRALAYILANGPDGLRQTTEDAVLNANYIRAKLEDTFELPFKTPTLHEVVFSDKLQAKNGVKTGDMGKRLIDYGFHAYTVSFPMIVSGAMMIEPTESESREELDLLIDALKQIAREAAENPELVQTAPHSTRIQRLDETAAARKPVLRWKAPVAATPVVADSAAKEW from the coding sequence ATGGCAACAACAATAACGGCTCCAGACGCAGCCAGCGAAAAATTTATCGGCACCCCAAAGAAAGCGACGACCCACGTCAACCAGAACGAAGGGCTGATCTTCGAGAAGTCATCGCCAGGCAAGAAGGCTTATCGTCTGGCTGAGCTGGACGTTCCCGCAATCGACGCCGCTTCCCTGTTGGGCAATACCGTCCGTACAGACCTCGGCGTGATGCCGGAGCTGAGTGAGATCGAGATCATTCGCCACTTCACGCGGCTCTCGACGTGGAACTACGCGATCGACCTCGGCATGTATCCGCTCGGTAGCTGCACCATGAAGTACAACGGACGCGTGAATGAGGCCGTGGCGCGGCTCGAAGGCATCGCCGAGGCGCATCCCTACCAGCCGGAGTCGCTCTCGCAGGGCTGCCTCCAGATCATGAAGACCCTCGCCGACTCGCTCATCGAGATCACCGGCATGGACGCAATCACGCTACAGCCCGCGGCGGGCGCGCATGGCGAATTCACCGGCATCCTGCTGGTTCGGGCGTATCACGAGAGCAAGGGCAACGCCCGCAAGAAGATCCTCATCCCCGACTCCGCGCACGGGACGAACCCTGCAACCGCCGCCGTCTGCGGCTACCAGGTCGCCAATCTCAAGTCGAACGCGCAAGGCATGGTCGATATCGCCGAGCTCGAGCGCATGGTCGATGAAGATACCGCCGCGCTGATGCTCACCAACCCCTCGACCATCGGCGTCTTCGAGAGCGACATCCACAAGATCGCCGACATCCTCCACGCGAAGGGCGCGCTGCTCTACATGGACGGTGCCAACATGAACGCACTGGTCGGCAAGACGCGCCCCGGCGACTTCGGCGTCGACGTGATGCATCTGAACCTGCACAAGACCTTCTCCACCCCGCACGGCGGCGGTGGCCCGGGCTCGGGTCCAGTGGCATGCAAGAAGATTCTTGAGCCGTTCCTGCCCACCCCCGTCGTCGTCACACGCGACAACGGCCTGCTCGGCCTCGAGTACAACCGCCCGCAGACGGTCGGCCGCGTGCGCATGTTCTACGGCAACTTCGGCATGTTCGTGCGCGCGCTCGCCTACATCCTCGCCAATGGGCCGGATGGCCTGCGCCAGACCACCGAAGACGCCGTGCTAAACGCGAACTACATCCGCGCCAAGCTCGAAGACACCTTCGAGCTGCCCTTCAAGACACCAACACTGCACGAGGTCGTCTTCTCGGACAAACTACAGGCAAAGAACGGCGTGAAGACCGGCGACATGGGCAAGCGCCTCATCGACTACGGCTTCCACGCCTACACGGTCAGCTTCCCAATGATCGTCTCCGGCGCGATGATGATCGAGCCGACCGAGAGCGAGAGCCGCGAGGAGCTCGACTTGCTGATCGACGCACTGAAGCAGATCGCCCGCGAGGCCGCGGAGAATCCGGAGCTGGTACAGACCGCACCGCACTCAACCCGCATCCAACGTCTCGACGAAACGGCGGCAGCACGTAAGCCGGTACTGCGCTGGAAGGCCCCGGTCGCAGCTACTCCCGTAGTGGCGGACTCCGCCGCGAAGGAATGGTAG